tatttcacattttccaagcaaaatatgcAGAAATGATGGGTGGCTCAAAACTTGTGTACAGTACTGTTCATGAAACAGTTTTAATGGTAATCTTCTATGTGACCATCTATGACATTAATCATAGTAGCAACAATAATCACCACAACAGTGGTTATAAGTGTTTTAAGTGCATTTTACAAAGTCTTCagtatttctgctttttgtaaaaataatttactgttttgtttgtcagtgtttttttaataagacCTCTACTATTACAGCAACCTCAGTACTTACCTTGAAAACTTTCTAACATTCTGTGGGGGGTCAGTGGTCCTTTGTTTTGATAACTGTTCGCTGTTCATAGCTCCTCATGTTTCTTTTGTATGGCTTGCCACACCCTCCCCAAAGGAATTTAGAAAACTGTCCTTGATTTCACTGAGTGAGTTTGAAGTGTGGAACTGAATGTGAGTATTTGACAAACTGCTGCTCTCCAAAAGTATGCTCATTGAGCAGTGCGGCCGCTTATGAAGGGCACAAAAAACCAGGTCAACAATTAACTTTTAATCTCTGCTTTTAGTTTAGTGTGGACTGGAAGTCTTGTGCAAGTTTTGAGTcacccatcatttctttatattttgaggagaatgggaaataggtgcagcgattcatcaaaacatctgcaaacatatATGGGCATAtagtatataagacaaaaacagaatttttacAGTTCTATCAAGCTTGTGTGTTTGGGCTTGTTGTCATTGAAAATGAAGCggttgccaatcagatgttttccagatgaTATTGTGCAATGAATCCAAATCTGACAGCActtatttttgctttcataATTCATCAATTTTggcaagattcccagtaccactaactgaaatgcagctccacaccatgacagtttttttttttttttttttttttttttacagatggctgtagacattcTCTGTTGTAcctgtcttctgagctccttcGCGCATACTGACAATGGTGATTTGAACCcacaatttcaaatttggattcaacaCACCATAGGGCCTgtcctcagccttttctcccttccttaagaatggcttcttgacagccaaaCTTCCACTGAGTCCACCTTGTTGATGCAAGAAttctattttatgcctgtcaaactatGTTTTTAGAGATTCACCTAAAGAAATGGGGACAAATTATGTGTgtctgcaacaggctgctagtatcAAAGtatcaaatatataatttataattgTTTCCTTGCTacactggttcatctcttgagttagttaccttttttaatgcttggatacaccataggtcagtgttaagtggcttagcaaacaaacaaataaaaacattcctctgaaaatggtcaggtacaaggaccggACTGataatgagagaaaaagcagccaatctCCAAAGAAAGACTTTAAAAGTCCGTCAGAAAGCCTGGGGAAATGTATTACTCAAGACCACTAAAGACactttaaagaaatgacaaggaagtctggctccttggaagcaaaatataaagaaatgagtggttgctagacttttgcacagcactgtagtaTGGTAGAatatcttttattttcatttttggaaTGGTGtagataaaacaaacaaacaagcaaatatCAGCTCCCCTCTTTTCTTTATGATGGTacgaggagaggagaaaaaccGGTTCTTCCACAAGGGCGAGTGAGGGCATGCAAACTGTGTGCAGGTAATTCCAGGAAAAAGCTGGCGCTTGGTTGAATGGGATTCTGCTGCACTCCGTTACTGCATCGGAGTCAACACCTAGCGGTCAGACGTGGTACTTCGCTTTAAACTTCCGCGTTGTTTTCCAGCGTTGAGGCAAGGATGTAGCCACTTTGTCCCACCCAGAATTTTGTGAAAGCGTCCGTTGTTCTTTATGGCTTTAACGGGTACGTGAGGCAGGACATCGGTTTGAGGTCTTTTCATCTAGATGCCTGAAGTTGCATTAAAGCAGAGGACGCATTCAAGGGGCGCCCAGTTGGTCAGGGAAAACACTTCCAAACTTTGTATGGGACAAATGTGCGGAGCGTGCTGTAAACGTTACTGAGAGAATGAAAACAGGATTTGCTAGTTAGAACAAGGTAAGGAATACCTCATGCTTTTTGATGCCTTCTTTGGGAATAAATAATGTTATAATtaatagtgtatatatatatatatatatacaagtaTAATATAACTAGTAGCAGTATTATTAATGAGAGTTGCGCACAaactttttaataataaaagacTGTAGAAACAGTGATGTGAATTTGTATATTTAGCTTTGATCTTTTTTTGCGTTTTTAAAAGGTTACTTTTCTTGTGCTCTTAAATAAATATAGATgataaatttgtattttaaggtTATTTTCTTTCAAACTCTTataatctattaaaaaaaactagtAAAAATACTTCTTATGCTTGCTGCTCTTGCGTGCTCACTTGGCACAGCCGTCACCCTCTATGGCTCTGGATAATTTCATGTTAGCTCTGGTAAAGCAGGAAATCCCACATCCCTGAGGGGACACTCAGTGTCACTCACACTGAGAAACTTTCACAAGTGAATTTCCACCTCTCTACCCAATAAATGGATAATGTGAGCCTTGGATCAACTTGATATTTTATGATCCCATCATATCACTGACTCAGACACCTCCACTAAATAATGTAGTCTTTGCGcttagtgttttctttttaataatcaGGGGCAGACTCTCTTTaatccttcttctttttcttcttcttttttaaccatCAAATGCTCACTGAGGTGTAAAGGCATGATAATCCAGTGTGCCAGACGGGGTTGTGAGTCATTCCTCTCACTTTAGTGGGACCCCAGCtctattgtttgttttgcttctttGCAGCATAGTGTGGCTTAGGCAGTGTGTCAGTGGCTTGAGTAAATTCAGGAAaacctgttttttgttgttgttgttttttttttaagtttatgttGCACAAGGTCTGAGAGCAtagcagcactgtgtgtgtgtttcttgtgcAGAGATGCTGCAATATATGCACttgtaataagaaaacatatagggCATTTATTTAGCCTTTTAGTACATGTTCTGTGTTAAAACAGGAAGGTGGCGTGATTCTGCCTTCTagaaaaaacatgtttctcTGACCAATGAGAGTCCAGGCTCATAGTGATGTTGGCAATGCTCCTTTGTTAAGTTTTCCACACATCCCTCATCTAAACACAGGTCCTCTTGTTATGTCACTTAATGTATACAGATGTTTTGTCTGTACATCTGTGCCAGTACTTCACATGATGGttacttttctttgttcagcacCCACATGCTTCAGCATCGTTTCTAGGTTCTCCCGAAGAGGAATTTGACACATCACTGTGATAAAAGGGATGAATGAGGTACGGAGTGCACCTACATGTGCAATTTTAAATCTACTTTAAGCTTTAAATGTAGATTTCAAGGGTCACTGTGGTAATTGTAGTCTTAATAAATTTTCTATTTAGACACTGCATCTCTCATACCTTGCATCCTCCTTTCTAATGTGACCAGAGAAAAGGATCAGGTCCACTATAATTAAGGACATCTTAGCTCTCTCTTTTGTTATGATAAACAAGAGCTCGAGAAGATCATTACAGAAGATCCCAATCAAATATTTTAGCGGGCAGTTTCTGAGTTATTTAATATATCAGAAAATGTTCTTATTTCCACATAAATATCTGGATGAATTGAACAGATTTAGGATTTATCTTTTAATTTGAAGGCTTTCTTCACATTTTAAAGAGCctgcagaactttttttttttctcatttgtatTCCAGGGGCGAGCTGCCATCTTCAGAAGGTGCCACCTCGGCTTGTCCAAGGCCAACGCCCTTGGGTCTGTACCAACCAAAGATGTTTCCTCTGTGGACTTGGAAGACAGTGAGGCTGCTCAGCCTGAGAGTGATGCAACCTTCCCTCTGTCTGAGCTCTCACACCTGTTTGAGAGCCAAGATGGCTCCCCGTCAACTCAGGACACGAGTCAGGAGCCCGTCCTGGAGCCGGGTCAACCCGGCCAGCACTCTGACAGCAGATATAACCTGCGGATGAAGTTCCAAGGTGCTTTCAAGAAGGGCATATCCACCCCAATGGACCTACTGGAATCCACCATATACGAGTCAAATGTGGTTCCCGGTCCCAAAAAAGCACCCATGGACTCACTCTTTGACTATGGAACCTACAGAGACACAAGCAACCAGAAGAGACGTAGGAAGAAGCTCCCTAGAGGGTGAGCTAAAAGATCTAAGCTGCCTTCAAGCTGCAGGACTTGTGTGTTTCCAGGATTTGAAAACTATTCAAACACCTCACTTTAGGCGTTTACTTTTCTGTCGTTAAAAtatactggatttttttctgtggACAAATGGTCTagtttggaaaaatgttgtcattaaaaacaaaattctcCCACACTGGCCACTCTGTAGACAGAGGTGTGCCACATGAAGTGGTACAGcttgtacacacagacacactgtgagtGAGGCAGCCCTCCATTCAACACATTCCCCAAGACCTAACAGAGAGCATGTTATTGGTTCCCCTGCAGCCATTGAGGTAATATTAAGGCTTCTGTCTGTTCCTGGCTGCTCTACCTGTCCCATACACACAGAGGTCTATTTATCGGAGCACTGAAAGGTGTTTTTGATTACTTAAAAGATGGTTTTTATGTCAGAAAATCTTAATTTTctatcaataaaaaaaaggttcaaaagGAAGTTCCTGCTCTTGCTGCAGAAATagaaaacctttatttttatcAAACATGCAGTATGACAAAAATGTAGGAGCAAAacctaaagaagaagaagataagaaaaatactgtaaaataagTATGTATATGCTACAAAGAGCAGGAGTATAAATTTACAGGGGATTAaattaatgtaataaatataCAGAATCATCTTATATTTTAGTTATAACATGTAACATAACATCAAGTCGTGTTTCTGTGTGATCTTAGCAAAACAGAGGCATCATGTGATGAGAGTCAAAGCTCTGACCCACCAAAAGTCATGAAAATATTCAACCGCTCGCTCCTCTTCGACTGTGTGTCACGTGGAGACCCCGGGGACCTCGAGGGCCTGTTGGAGTACCTGCAAACTCACAACAAGAGGTTAACCGATGAGGAGTTTAGAGGTAAGGTTTTGAGATGCAGGAGATTCACACCGATTCCCTACTCCTCAGCTTCGTCCTCTGGCTCCTTTGACCTTCTGTACTTCCTTGGCTCCCTCTGTCTCTTATCTCGTTTCGACCCAGAGGATATTAAGGGGAAAAGGTGGAGTGACGTTATAGCCTTTGTCCAGTGCAAagtttcctgtgtgtgtctgagaagtttttccagcattttgtcAGACAGCAGAGGGAAATCCCAGCAAACTGTGGACTCTTTGAGAGTGGTGATTAAATAGTGCTTATTTTTAGACTTGGGGACTCATAATAGTGAAGGGCTTGTTTGACCCCTGTCTTTAACAGCTTGCTACTGTAAATCCCAAATACTGATTTATTTCCAACAGTTCCTAAAACCTGTTGTTCCGGGGGGTGTTGGAGTACATCTACAGTATTAGGATTGGGGTAGCCTTAAATGGTGGCGGGCTAGAGGGCTATTGGAAAATTTGGATGACacttagattagattcaacaaAGTACTTTCTAAACAATTATGCCTGAATCAAAgcattgtcttgttttttttaattttatctttCTACCAGAGCCATCCACAGGTAAGACATGTCTGCCAAAAGCTTTGTTAAACCTTTATGGTCGTCAGAACAACACCATCCCAGTGCTGGTGGACATAGCAGAGAAGACTGGAAATCTCAGGGAGTTCATAAATACGCCCTTCAGGGATGTCTACTACAGAGGTATGAAAGTAATCCCAGAATGACCACATGCAATTGCATAAAATGAATTTGTAATTATAAACATGTATGTGAATTTTggagttagctttacacaaggCTGTGATCCCTTCATCTTGCAGTGAGCTAAAGCTCACAGAGCTTTGACTGCAAGGCTGCGAGTCAGGCCCAATTATAGGGAAAAGTAATGTATTTACAGTTAGTGTGTTTACAACAACTCaagaccctgaattggataaatagcaaagaaaatgaatggatggatgtttacagCAACTGTTTAGAGCCCTGTTAATGAGAAGATCCAGATACTATTTGTTTGGATTTCACCCCTTACACTATTAGCTGAGAGGTAGTAGTAATCCCTTTTTTACCCCGTAACACCTTGTAACacaaagtttcacttgtttAGATAACCTCTGAGCTTTTACTACTTTTTGCACTTTTGTGAAACATTACAGAGgacatatgtctgtgtagattctcagtcatccaggtcatagtagtctctggagcttgaaaaaggcgactggacatctcagtatacttcaaaccaagtcacaccctaagacaaaaactggttcatcccaaggacaaacccgccaaacacaagatcagcgatgtagtgtatgctgttcagtgcagtgaagagtgctcggacctctacattggtgaaaccaaacagcctcttcacaaacgaatggcacaacatagaagagccacctcgacaggacaagattcagcagtacatctgcatctgaaggaaaaagggcactcttttgaggatgccaatgttcacattttggacagggaaaacagatggtttgaaagaggagtgatagaagccatctatgtccactgtgaacaaccatcattgaacagaggaggtggattacgtcaccaactttcccccgcttacagtgctgtcctgagctcccttcccagacgtctcaacccccattcacacctttgttccagtgacctcaataggccacaggaaacaatggagcggagtcctaaattggtttcaactgaaaccactgattaaatatgacccacgcccccttcacacctgggcacatgtgttcacgcacatgatcaatagagggtcataaccacctccaggggactacacccacaggggtttaaatacctgggtctctccaccatttggttgagaactgaagaagcctttcggatgagaggtgaaacgtcttcaagaaacaaaaagaagtccagtcgcctttttcaagctccagagattacaGAGGACAGTTTCTATGGTTTTGATCTCGTGAAAAACTGTACATAAAAGCACTGAActagtttggaaaaaaaaaaaaaacccaagcagTGATATGACATACAGTAATATTTCTTCTGTTGGGTTTTGTGGCATTGTCAGGCCAGACAGCTCTCCACATAGCCATTGAACGACGCTGTAAGCATTATGTGGAGCTGCTGGTGGTGAAGGGAGCTGATGTTCATGCCCCAGCGAGAGGGCGCTTCTTCCAGCCCAGAGACGAGGGCGGCTACTTCTACTTCGGTAAGGACCTTTGTCAGCGCACAAAACTTGTGcttctgtttttccacttttagcACACCTATTCCCAGATGGCCACACATACATGGAGTCctggaaatatatatataatatttatataactACGTGGTTTGTCTGAGGTTTGTATGACTTCACCGGTCAGTTTCCGCTCTCACTGCTTTGCTCATAAGTGgttattcagcttttttttttttcttttttttttttacaatgtagaATTGACATCAGTACAACACAGCAGCTGCCAAGATCAAGCAGTTAATACATGACACGTTTTTCTGGCAAATAAACATCTGTTTCCATGGAGAAATAAAGTGACATTTTGGCAGGGCTAATACATTCAGGGTACTGCTGTACTCCAGTGGTGAACTCCACCTCAAACccagatgttttttttgggttttttttttaagcatcaaGGAACCATTATTAGTtccaaaaacacatgaaaagacGAGCCTTATGTCAGCTGTTCAGAGAGTGCATCCAGTGAAAAGTGTCTGTGTTCTGCATTTGAGAAAAGTAAACATCATCTGCTGATGCAAAGCAAATCACTGACCTGTAAACAGCAGGAGGAGAAATATATCAGAGCCGGAAAAGCAAACTCAGCACCGCCCTCTGCTGGCTGTGTTCAGATTTTACCCAGGGACAGTATGAAACAGGATTTGCATCAGCTTTCATAGTGTATGgtacccagaaaaaaaaaaaaaggttttatgtATATGTTTGAAATTTTAATTGCAGTTGAACCATATAATTGATACACATTTCTCCTCTAAAGCATTAACAGAGAGGTAGATAGGTAGATTTGTCACATCATGGGctctaatttttaattttaatttttacccAACCCAAATTTAAGAATTGTTTGCATGGTCACAATTGAGCATCATACTCCTTACTCATCAAACAGGAGATGATTTCTATTTGCACTTAGCATGGCTGTCATTCCCAAATCCCAGCGTGTCCGGGCACAGTGTGAGTAATTTGCTGTGGAGCTTTGCAGTGAGGTGTACAGGAACCTGGCAGGGCTGATGGCTAATGGGATTTAGACTCACGCTAACACTCTGCATGCACCCGTGCAAATCCATGAAGAGGAGCGTTTCTATGTGAGGTGACAAAGTAATCTGTCACCCATGGCAACGGCTCATTTTCAGCAGCTGCTTTTGGCACTCTGGCCCCACTGCGCCCCTCCCTCAAACAACTGCTAATTGTGCTGTTTTCATAGGGGGGATTTAAGTCAGATCTTTGATCCATGTTTAGTATGCTTTGCAGGGACATACAGACACCAGCTACAGTTCCTAATTAACCCTCCTGTTGGTTTGCTTATTTTTAATCTGAAATGCAGCTTTCCTAATAATCTCCTGTGATTTCAGAATTAAGTGAACGCTCGCTCTCTCTGTTTGCCCAGGTGAGCTGCCTCTCTCCCTGGCTGCCTGCACTAACCAGCCCGATATAGTGCACTACCTGACTGAGAATCCGCACAAAAAGGCTGACCTGCGGCGCCAGGATTCACGCGGAAACACGGTGCTGCATGTGCTGGTGCACATTGCCGACAACACCAAGGACAGCACACGGTTCCTCACAAAGATGTATGACCTGCTGCTAATCAAGGCTGCCAAGCTTTACCCAGACTGCAACCTGGAGACAGTTCTCAACAACGATGGCATGTCGCCTCTCATGATGGCTGCCAAACTGGGCAAGATAGGGGTAGATAAAATCATTTCAATGTAAAACGTTCTAAGCATCATATTCCTTTATTATATTCAGATCGAAGATACGTAGGTCACCTTGTTCACATTCCCCCAGATTTTTCAACACATTATCCGACGTGAGATCAAAGATGAGGAAGTTCGTCATCTGTCTCGGAAGTTTAAGGACTGGGCTTACGGTCCGGTGTACTCCTCCCTCTATGATCTGTCATCACTGGATAAATATGGAGAGGAACCATCTGTCTTGGAAATCCTTGTCTACGCCAGTCAAAATGAGGTGAACAGAGACAATTGTGTTgttatttatttcctttcaaAACCTAACTAAGGTTTTTAAGCCCACCAGATGATTATTAAAACATCTAaattaagcattaaaaaaacacacacactcacacgaaCAACCTGACACATTCTGTATGTGTACAAACATCGGGATTCATTTATGTTTTCATGGCATTCATCAGTGTCGTGTTTCTGGTCCTGTTTTGTCAGAACCGCCATGAGATGCTGGCAGTGGAGCCCATCAATGAGCTGTTGAGGGCCAAATGGCGCAGGTTTGCTGCTGTCACTTTTTACATCAGCGTGGTTTCCTACCTCATCACCATGATCATATTCACCCTAGTGGCTTATTACCACCCAACAAATGGAAAGGTAGGTGTGAAATTACCAAAAATGAATTTTCAAGATGCCACTTGAATATTTTCGTTTATCATAGCAGGTATTTAACTTTATGTTCTGGGTTTTCACATATGGCGCATGCATGAAATACAATGCAAAGCaattttattttccatatttgtTCCCGTTTTGCAGTAACAGGACTCACACTGCCCTGTATTATAAGAATattgactttttaaatttttttttattttttgaaaatttgCTTCCTTGCCAAGAGGCAGATAAGGAGATTGATGGCACTCTCGTATCTTTACAATAAATATTAAGCTACAGGCAGCTGCCAGTTATCTTTGTTTAGCACGAACAGGGGGAAACAGTGAACATACCTCTATCCAAACTTTATGATGTGAAACTCCAGagtaaaa
This sequence is a window from Archocentrus centrarchus isolate MPI-CPG fArcCen1 chromosome 9, fArcCen1, whole genome shotgun sequence. Protein-coding genes within it:
- the trpv4 gene encoding transient receptor potential cation channel subfamily V member 4, with product MNEGRAAIFRRCHLGLSKANALGSVPTKDVSSVDLEDSEAAQPESDATFPLSELSHLFESQDGSPSTQDTSQEPVLEPGQPGQHSDSRYNLRMKFQGAFKKGISTPMDLLESTIYESNVVPGPKKAPMDSLFDYGTYRDTSNQKRRRKKLPRGKTEASCDESQSSDPPKVMKIFNRSLLFDCVSRGDPGDLEGLLEYLQTHNKRLTDEEFREPSTGKTCLPKALLNLYGRQNNTIPVLVDIAEKTGNLREFINTPFRDVYYRGQTALHIAIERRCKHYVELLVVKGADVHAPARGRFFQPRDEGGYFYFGELPLSLAACTNQPDIVHYLTENPHKKADLRRQDSRGNTVLHVLVHIADNTKDSTRFLTKMYDLLLIKAAKLYPDCNLETVLNNDGMSPLMMAAKLGKIGIFQHIIRREIKDEEVRHLSRKFKDWAYGPVYSSLYDLSSLDKYGEEPSVLEILVYASQNENRHEMLAVEPINELLRAKWRRFAAVTFYISVVSYLITMIIFTLVAYYHPTNGKPPYPYTTSSDYLRMAGEIVTLASGIFFFLTNIKDLFLKKCPGVKSLFIDGSFQLLYFIYSVLIIVTAALYLSGIEAYTAVMAFALVLGWMNTLYFTRGLKLTGTYSIMIQKILFKDLFRFLLVYVLFMIGYASALESLLAVCPPNGTECDGGCPTYPSCRDNDTFSTFLLDLFKLTIGMGELDMIYSAQYPAVFLILLITYIILTFVLLLNMLIALMGETVGQVSKESKKIWKLQWATTILDIERSFPVCLRKSFRAGEMVTVGKNYDGTPDRRWCFRVDEVNWCHWNQNLAIINEDPGKSETSQANGLQQSVKALRRDRWSTVVPRVVELSKGSHPRDLVVEMEPLTSRH